The Sphingomonas naphthae nucleotide sequence GGTAGGATTCGATGCCCGTGCCGCCGCTCAGCCGGGTGGTGGCGCCGCTTGCGAGGGTCGTGCGCCGGATATGGCGACGGTCGAGATCACCGGCGTTGGACGAATAGAGCAGGGCGCGGCCGTCGCGGTCGAGCAGCATCGTCTCGACCTCGAAGGCGCCGGGGGTCAACTCGCGCGGGGCGCCGCCTTTGTTGGCATCGATCGCGTAGGCATGGAGCCAGCCGCTTCGCTCCCATGGAAAGACGAGCGTGTCGTCCTTGCTCCAGAAGAGATTGCGACTGCGCGTGCCGGCGAAGCGCGCGCCCATGCCCTGCGGGGCGGCCCATAGTTCGCGCGTCTCGCCGCTCGCGACATCGGTGATGCGGATCGACCAATAGGGGCCGCTGTCGTCCTTGGCGCCGGAGGGCGGATCGACGTAGCGAATGAACGCCACCTGCCGGCCATCGGGCGAGAAGGCCGGCTCGACCGAATGGCCGAGCGACGGATCGAGATAGGTGAGCCGCTGTCCCGTCACGTCGAACAGCGCGACGAAGCTGTGCCCGCTGCGCGCCTCGACGAAGAGCAGGCGCGTGCCGTCCGGCGACCAGCCCAGCCGCTCGATCCCGCCCTCGACGCTCGCCAGCTTCCTGGCCTCGCCACCCTGCTGCCACAGCCAGAGCTGCCCCTTGCGGACGAAGGCGATGCGGCCGCCGTCGGGCGAGAATACCGGCTGATGCCCCTCGCCGATCGCCACCGCCGCGCCGCCAGTGGCGGGCATCGCGAACAGCTGCTGCTTCGGCGTCGCGGTGGCGAGGCCGGTGTTGGGCAGGCCATCGTCGGGAAACTCGCCATCCCCGCCGCGCACGAACACCAGGGTCGCGCCATCCGGGCTCAGGTTCAGGTCGTAGATCTGCTGTCCGTCATCCTCGGCAAATGCCGTCACCTGCCGCGCCGGCCGGCCCTTGTCCGCCACCCACACATTGCGCGCGCCCGCCGCATTCTCGATCCACGCGAACCGCGCCACATCCTGCGCGCCGGTCAACCCGCTGGCGACGGGGAGGGCGAGCGTTTCCGCCAGCCGGTCGGGCGCGGCGGCGGCCGGGGCGGCAAGGGTGAGGGCGATAGCGGCGAGGGTGAGGCGGATCGTCATGCGGCGGAGTGTCGCAAGGGCGGGCGCGAGGGGCAAGGGCGGCGGTTCGACACGATCCCTCGATTATCCACCCACCAAGAACCGCTTCGTTTACACCGTTCGTCGCACGGCGTATCGGCCACGCATCATGACCAAGCCGCGCACCCTCTACGAGAAGATCTGGGACGCCCACGTCGTCGACCGGCGTTCCGATGGCACCTGCCTCATCTATATCGATCGCCACCTCGTCCATGAGGTGACGAGCCCGCAGGCGTTCGAGGGGCTTCGCGTGGCGGGGCGCACGGTGCGGCGGCCGGACCTGACGCTCGCCGTGCCCGATCACAACCTGCCGACCACCGCGCGGGTCGATGCGGCGGGCAATCCCATCCCCATCGCCGACGTGGAATCCGCGCAGCAACTGGCCGCGTTGCAGGCCAATGCGCCGGCCGCCGGCATCCGCTATATCGACGCGACCGCGCCCGAGCAGGGGATCGTCCATGTCGTCGGGCCCGAGCAGGGCTTCTCGCTGCCCGGCACCACCATCGTCTGCGGCGACAGCCACACCGCCGCGCATGGCGGCGTGGGCGCGCTGGCGTTCGGCATCGGGACGTCGGAGGTGGAGCATGTGCTGGCCACCCAGACGCTGCTGCTGTCGCAGTCC carries:
- a CDS encoding S9 family peptidase, which produces MTIRLTLAAIALTLAAPAAAAPDRLAETLALPVASGLTGAQDVARFAWIENAAGARNVWVADKGRPARQVTAFAEDDGQQIYDLNLSPDGATLVFVRGGDGEFPDDGLPNTGLATATPKQQLFAMPATGGAAVAIGEGHQPVFSPDGGRIAFVRKGQLWLWQQGGEARKLASVEGGIERLGWSPDGTRLLFVEARSGHSFVALFDVTGQRLTYLDPSLGHSVEPAFSPDGRQVAFIRYVDPPSGAKDDSGPYWSIRITDVASGETRELWAAPQGMGARFAGTRSRNLFWSKDDTLVFPWERSGWLHAYAIDANKGGAPRELTPGAFEVETMLLDRDGRALLYSSNAGDLDRRHIRRTTLASGATTRLSGGTGIESYPAPAGDTIGVIASDATHPAHPALLDAKLTPIGKAPAAQDFVAPNPVIFRAADGVEVHAQLFRAKGPGRHPALIFVHGGPRRQMLLGFHPSGYYSNAYILNQHLAAEGYDVLAVNYRSGTGYGLAFRDAPEIARAGASEYRDVLAAGKWLAAQAHVDPARIGIWGGSWGGYLTALALARDSALFAAGVDFHGVHTMLRPVENNLSPDQQTAARQLQWTSSPMGAIDTWRSPVLLIHGDDDQNVDFSQSLILARELAARRIPYREIAFPNERHGFFRYADWLKSYRATEAFFRTTLIERKPLK